The genomic interval ACGACGCATCATGATTCGCTTTTTTCCGGGGATGCACCCGGATCATCACTACCAGTTCTCTCCCAGCAGCTCGAAGTACGCCTGGGGATGTGCACACGCCGGGCACGCCTTTGGTGCGTCGTTCCCCTCGTGGAGGTAGCCGCAATTTCGACAGCGCCACACGACCTTTTGTTTTCTCGAAAAGACGCGGCCGTTCTTAATATTCTCGGCCAGATCCAGATAGCGCTTCTCATGCTGTTTCTCCGCCACGGACACGGCCTCGAACACCTTTGCGATTTCCTCAAATCCCTCCTCCCGGGCGACCTTCGCATACCCGGGATACATTTCTGTGTGCTCGTGGTGCTCGCCCATGGCCGCCGCCCTGAGGTTTTCCTCGGTGGTTCCGATGACTCCGGCGGGGAACAATACCTCTGCATCCACCGCAACCTCACCCCCCTTGAGGAACTTGAAGAAGCGCTTTGCGTGCTCCTTTTCCTGGTCGGCGGTCTCGGCGAAGATATCGGCGATCTGCACGTATCCTTCCTTTCGTGCCTGGCTGGCGAAGTACGTGTAACGGTTTCGCGCCTGGGATTCGCCGGCGAATGAGGTTAACAGGTTCCTCTCGGTTTTTGATCCCTTCAGATCCATCTGTGTGTCTCCTTTTAAACTGTGTGTTGGCACGTTTCTTTTATACGTTGGTTTCTTCAATCATCACGGGCCGGGTCTTGACTTTTAATGTCGCAGGTCGTGCCCGATGAGGCATCTT from Candidatus Zymogenaceae bacterium carries:
- a CDS encoding rubrerythrin family protein; this encodes MDLKGSKTERNLLTSFAGESQARNRYTYFASQARKEGYVQIADIFAETADQEKEHAKRFFKFLKGGEVAVDAEVLFPAGVIGTTEENLRAAAMGEHHEHTEMYPGYAKVAREEGFEEIAKVFEAVSVAEKQHEKRYLDLAENIKNGRVFSRKQKVVWRCRNCGYLHEGNDAPKACPACAHPQAYFELLGENW